The following coding sequences lie in one Capnocytophaga stomatis genomic window:
- a CDS encoding DNA gyrase/topoisomerase IV subunit A, which translates to MEENTPQTPQQSGESIIKITGMYQNWFLDYASYVILERAVPAIEDGFKPVQRRIMHSMRELYKGHLDKVAKIVGHTMQFHPHGDSSISDALVQLGQKELLIDTQGAWGNILTGDAAAASRYIEARLSKFALDVVFSPKVTEWQVSYDGREKEPVNLPVKFPLLLAQGTEGIAVGLSTKILPHNFLELIDASISYLKNQPFELYPDFPTAGIMDVSNYNDGQRGGRVRVRAKISQVDKSTLRITEIPFSTTTGSLIESILKANDKGKIKVKKIDDNTAKNVDILIHLPPGISPDKTIDALYAFTACETSISPLACVIQDNKPHFLTVSEILRRSTDNTVQLLKKELEVELHELEEQWHFSSLEKIFIREEMYIDFKLYSERETLYQYLRNRFEPFKEQLIKEITNEHLQRLTQIPMIRITKFDTFKADENMLKIEADIEEIKNHLANLIDYAINHFKRLKETYGKGKERKTEIRPFDNIEATKVVVRNIKLYVNKAEGFVGTSLKKDDYIGDCSDIDDVIVFTENGIMKVVKVSDKTYVDKNIIHAAVFKKDDKRTIYNLIYKDGQTGFSYIKRFNVTGVIRDKEYELIPSNKNSKILYFSANPNGEAEIVTVNLRQVGSIRKLKWDIDFADTMIKGRSVKGNLVSKYPIKRIELKEKGVSTLKPRKIWFDDIVKRLNTDERGKLLGAFKGSDRLLLATKDGNVKTVIPDLSLHFDDNILIMEKWIPEKPLSAIYYDGEKERCFVKRFVIENENKEELIITEHPKSQLLFISSDWRPMAEVIFAKERGKPEKENISVNLEEFIAIKGIKALGNQLTTDKVKEIIALESLPYEQEEEPEIIEEDLGDEEIIEDNDENNGQTELEF; encoded by the coding sequence ATCGAAGAAAATACACCGCAAACTCCGCAACAATCGGGCGAAAGCATCATCAAAATCACAGGAATGTACCAAAATTGGTTTTTGGACTATGCCTCCTACGTTATTTTGGAACGTGCCGTGCCAGCCATAGAAGACGGATTCAAACCCGTACAACGTCGCATTATGCACTCTATGAGGGAATTGTACAAAGGGCATTTGGATAAGGTTGCCAAAATTGTAGGACACACAATGCAGTTTCACCCGCACGGTGATTCCAGTATTTCCGATGCATTGGTACAACTCGGACAAAAAGAATTACTAATTGATACTCAGGGAGCTTGGGGAAATATCCTCACAGGAGATGCCGCCGCTGCTTCACGTTACATTGAGGCAAGGCTTTCCAAATTTGCGTTAGATGTGGTTTTCAGCCCAAAGGTGACCGAATGGCAAGTAAGTTACGACGGTCGGGAAAAAGAACCCGTTAACTTACCCGTGAAATTCCCTTTATTATTGGCACAAGGAACGGAAGGAATCGCGGTAGGTCTTTCTACTAAAATATTGCCACACAACTTCTTAGAACTGATTGACGCTTCTATTTCATATTTGAAAAATCAGCCTTTTGAACTTTATCCCGATTTTCCAACTGCGGGAATTATGGACGTAAGCAATTACAACGACGGGCAACGTGGCGGACGAGTTCGGGTTCGGGCAAAAATTTCACAAGTGGATAAAAGTACGCTTCGTATTACCGAAATTCCTTTTTCAACCACCACAGGTTCGCTTATTGAATCCATCCTGAAAGCCAATGACAAAGGAAAAATAAAAGTCAAAAAAATTGATGACAATACTGCCAAAAATGTAGATATTCTCATCCATTTACCACCTGGCATTTCGCCTGACAAAACCATTGATGCTCTCTATGCTTTTACTGCTTGCGAAACATCAATCTCTCCGCTTGCGTGCGTAATTCAGGACAACAAACCGCATTTTTTGACCGTTTCGGAAATCCTGCGACGTTCCACCGACAACACCGTTCAGCTTCTGAAAAAAGAATTGGAAGTAGAACTTCACGAGCTTGAAGAACAATGGCATTTTTCTTCTTTGGAAAAAATATTCATCCGAGAAGAAATGTACATTGATTTTAAGTTATATTCTGAAAGAGAGACACTTTACCAATATTTGCGTAACCGTTTCGAGCCTTTCAAAGAACAACTTATCAAAGAAATTACAAACGAACATTTGCAACGTTTGACGCAAATCCCGATGATTCGTATCACCAAATTCGACACCTTCAAAGCAGATGAAAATATGCTAAAAATTGAAGCTGATATTGAGGAGATTAAGAATCATTTAGCAAATCTGATTGATTATGCCATCAACCACTTTAAACGTTTGAAAGAAACTTACGGAAAAGGAAAAGAACGCAAAACCGAAATTCGTCCGTTTGACAATATTGAAGCCACAAAAGTAGTTGTTCGGAATATCAAATTGTACGTCAATAAAGCGGAAGGTTTTGTGGGAACATCGCTCAAAAAAGACGATTACATAGGTGATTGTAGCGACATTGATGATGTGATTGTTTTCACCGAAAACGGAATAATGAAAGTGGTGAAAGTCAGCGACAAAACTTACGTTGATAAGAATATTATCCACGCTGCGGTTTTCAAAAAAGACGACAAACGCACCATTTACAACCTAATTTACAAAGACGGACAAACGGGATTTTCATACATCAAGCGTTTTAACGTAACAGGCGTTATTCGCGATAAAGAATACGAACTTATCCCAAGCAACAAAAACTCTAAAATATTGTATTTCAGTGCTAATCCGAATGGAGAAGCAGAAATCGTTACCGTGAATTTACGTCAGGTAGGAAGCATTCGCAAACTAAAATGGGACATTGATTTTGCTGATACGATGATAAAAGGGCGTAGCGTAAAAGGAAATCTCGTTTCAAAATATCCAATCAAACGCATCGAACTGAAGGAAAAAGGCGTTTCTACTCTCAAACCGCGAAAAATTTGGTTTGACGACATCGTAAAACGCTTAAATACAGACGAAAGAGGAAAACTACTAGGAGCCTTCAAAGGCAGCGACCGTTTGCTTTTAGCTACAAAAGATGGCAATGTAAAAACTGTTATTCCCGACCTGAGTTTGCATTTCGATGACAATATTTTGATTATGGAAAAATGGATTCCTGAAAAACCTCTTTCAGCAATTTATTATGACGGAGAAAAGGAACGTTGTTTCGTAAAGCGTTTCGTAATTGAAAACGAAAACAAAGAAGAACTAATCATCACCGAACATCCAAAATCGCAATTATTGTTCATTTCTTCCGACTGGCGACCAATGGCAGAGGTAATTTTTGCCAAAGAACGAGGAAAACCCGAGAAAGAAAACATATCAGTAAACTTGGAGGAATTTATTGCTATAAAAGGAATCAAAGCTCTTGGAAATCAACTTACTACCGACAAAGTAAAAGAAATTATAGCTTTGGAATCGCTTCCGTATGAGCAAGAAGAAGAACCGGAAATTATTGAAGAGGATTTGGGTGATGAGGAAATTATAGAGGATAACGACGAAAACAATGGACAAACGGAATTAGAATTTTAA
- a CDS encoding DUF6377 domain-containing protein: MKKHILLIFFVTFCCDGFFAQQNKDSIVNYLSNTIENSKIYTNKKEAKISSLKELLLDKRLPTSEVYHINLKLYEEYQKYKVDSAVAYLLKNKKIATTLNEPLLQNEANILLSRLFSIKGMYVEALGLLKSIDKSVLSQKMLCEYYDSYYSFYSHYGQSTNNIDYFNQSDRYRDSLLLNLPPESIEFEIESAIKNFYTQKKELSERQFLNLLQKTTDKNPERALIAYFLGKIHQEKGNIDMQEAYFSMSAITDIQNAIKNNASLQSLALTHYATGNLDMAYLFIKMAIEDAIFCNVRHRAEEGTSFYTIINTAYQQKERKQKKTLQMYLVLISILSLALVGALVYVYKQVKKLIKIRKELRYSNEQLAKLNTDLSAMNRNLQEVNHIKEQYIAHFFDLCSAYIDKIENYRKLLYKKANRNQFDELLKLLKSNTVEEKEIEELYNNLDTIFLSIYPTFVEEFNDLLLEEEKIIPKKGELLNTELRIFALIRLGITDSNKIAEFLRYSLRTVYNYRTKVRNKAKGERDEFEEKVKTIGQWKVT; this comes from the coding sequence ATGAAAAAACATATTTTGCTAATTTTCTTTGTAACGTTCTGTTGTGATGGATTTTTCGCACAGCAAAACAAAGATTCTATCGTAAATTATTTATCTAACACCATAGAAAACAGCAAGATATACACAAACAAGAAAGAAGCTAAAATCAGTTCCTTGAAAGAATTATTGTTGGATAAGAGACTGCCAACTTCTGAGGTTTATCATATTAATTTAAAATTATACGAAGAATATCAGAAGTACAAGGTGGATTCCGCTGTGGCGTATCTATTGAAAAACAAGAAAATAGCAACTACACTGAATGAACCTCTTTTACAAAATGAGGCAAACATACTTCTTTCAAGGCTTTTCTCCATCAAAGGAATGTACGTTGAGGCGTTGGGTTTGTTAAAGTCCATTGATAAGTCCGTTTTGAGCCAGAAAATGCTGTGCGAATATTACGATTCATACTATTCTTTTTACAGTCATTACGGGCAAAGCACCAATAATATCGACTACTTCAATCAAAGTGACCGATATCGTGACTCACTTTTACTGAATCTTCCGCCGGAAAGCATCGAATTTGAAATAGAAAGTGCCATTAAAAACTTTTATACCCAAAAAAAGGAACTTTCCGAAAGACAATTTTTAAATTTATTACAAAAAACCACAGATAAAAATCCGGAAAGGGCTTTAATCGCATACTTTTTAGGCAAAATTCATCAAGAAAAGGGAAATATTGATATGCAAGAAGCTTATTTTTCGATGTCTGCCATCACAGATATTCAGAATGCTATCAAAAACAACGCTTCTTTACAAAGTCTCGCCCTAACTCATTACGCAACAGGCAATCTCGATATGGCATATTTGTTCATAAAAATGGCAATAGAGGATGCAATTTTCTGTAATGTACGCCACAGAGCCGAAGAAGGAACTTCATTTTATACAATTATCAACACTGCGTACCAACAAAAGGAAAGAAAACAGAAAAAGACACTACAAATGTACCTGGTTCTGATTAGTATTTTGTCCTTGGCTTTGGTTGGGGCTTTGGTATATGTTTACAAACAAGTAAAAAAACTTATAAAAATCCGTAAAGAACTGCGTTACAGCAATGAACAACTTGCCAAGCTCAATACTGACCTTTCGGCAATGAACAGAAATTTACAAGAAGTAAACCATATTAAAGAACAATATATTGCCCATTTTTTTGATTTGTGTTCGGCTTATATTGACAAAATTGAAAATTATCGTAAACTTTTGTACAAAAAAGCAAACCGAAATCAATTTGATGAATTGTTAAAACTCCTAAAATCGAACACAGTAGAAGAAAAAGAAATAGAAGAACTATACAATAACTTGGACACCATCTTTTTGAGTATTTACCCAACCTTTGTCGAAGAATTTAATGATTTACTTTTGGAAGAAGAAAAAATCATTCCGAAAAAAGGTGAATTACTAAATACCGAATTACGGATTTTTGCCTTAATTCGCTTGGGAATTACGGACAGCAACAAAATTGCAGAGTTCCTGCGTTACTCCCTACGAACCGTTTACAACTACCGCACCAAAGTACGAAATAAAGCCAAAGGCGAACGCGATGAGTTCGAGGAGAAAGTAAAAACCATCGGGCAATGGAAAGTAACATAA
- a CDS encoding SusC/RagA family TonB-linked outer membrane protein, with product MKVLKKYVVSFVLLLGWIASLEAQNILQVTGTVSDDSGMPLPGVSVIVKGTTKGTSTDFNGKFELKDIPQGATLEFSFIGFKTIDVRVTGNTVNVKMQEETEELDEIVVIGYGTQKKGDVTTAITSVSTKDIDQRPVTSAAQAIQGRAAGVQVVQPSGAPGAGLSVRIRGNTSISASNDPLYVVDGVPVQDINNIAPTDIQDMQILKDASSSAIYGSRAANGVVLITTKQGKGGEAKVSINSYIGMSNIANKIESLNYAQYKELMDETKAATIPAGLTDVTDWNKETYRTGFNRNYQVSVSDANERTNYYLSAGYTKDDGIIRSSFFERYNVRLNLENKTKKWLTLGANVSYSDYSSNNIISGQGSNRAGVVLSVINTPTYAPIWSDNPKQYYNNFYGVNITHPVENISRNADNSTNNNRFVGSGSATIHFTDALKFKSTFAIDRLAHKHTSWLDPEATAWGRQNFGNASDVRSNVTLLTFDNLLTFDKNFGKHSLSLLAGTSGTTSKYDESEIRGSHYASSDIKTLNAANKIDPNSTKTYASQWAMMSYLGRISYNYDGKYLLTANFRADGSSKLAPGKRWGYFPSISVGWRLSKENFLSDVAWLSDLKIRGGWGQVGNQAGIGPYGHLLLYSIARKDWWDSNNTNALVTISPTSFSNPDLTWETTTQSNIGIDIALFNNRLALTADAYLKRTTDLLMNVPLPATSPYPFVYRNEGEMTNKGLEFGINSRNFVGEDFNWNTAFNISFNRNKLEKLTLQKVYYYARTSERTNEYVVRMQEGMPLGQFWGRISEGVNPDTGDIVYRDVNGDGNVDSNDKTFIGDPNPDFTFGLTNDFTYKNFSLNIFLQGSYGNDIYNASRIEMEGMYDGKNQSTAVLNRWRTPGQVTDIPRAVRGTNNIFASSRWVEDGSYLRVKSVTLSYNVPVQSLEKLGIRKIQPYFTAQNLLTFTNYKGFDPEVNQFTGNQPIFGIDWGTYPQTKTFIFGLNVEF from the coding sequence ATGAAAGTACTAAAAAAATATGTAGTAAGTTTTGTATTGTTACTCGGCTGGATAGCTTCGCTTGAAGCACAGAACATCCTCCAAGTAACAGGAACAGTAAGCGATGATTCGGGAATGCCTCTTCCGGGGGTTTCTGTAATCGTAAAAGGAACTACCAAAGGTACATCAACAGATTTTAATGGAAAATTTGAATTGAAAGACATTCCGCAAGGAGCCACTTTGGAATTTTCATTCATAGGCTTCAAAACTATTGATGTGCGAGTAACAGGAAATACTGTTAATGTAAAAATGCAGGAAGAGACTGAGGAATTGGACGAAATTGTTGTCATTGGTTACGGTACTCAGAAAAAAGGCGATGTAACTACTGCCATCACTTCGGTAAGCACCAAGGACATCGACCAGCGTCCTGTAACGTCAGCAGCTCAGGCTATTCAAGGGCGTGCTGCCGGGGTTCAAGTAGTTCAGCCCAGTGGAGCTCCGGGTGCAGGACTTTCAGTTCGCATTCGTGGAAATACTTCCATCAGTGCTTCAAATGACCCTCTTTACGTGGTAGATGGCGTTCCTGTGCAGGACATCAACAATATTGCTCCTACCGATATTCAGGATATGCAAATATTGAAAGACGCCTCATCATCAGCTATTTATGGTTCGCGTGCTGCCAATGGTGTTGTTCTTATCACAACAAAGCAAGGAAAAGGAGGAGAAGCGAAAGTTTCAATCAATTCGTATATTGGTATGTCGAACATTGCCAATAAAATTGAATCTCTCAATTACGCTCAATACAAAGAGTTGATGGACGAAACAAAAGCAGCCACCATTCCAGCTGGATTGACTGATGTAACCGATTGGAATAAAGAAACATACAGAACAGGATTCAATCGTAATTACCAAGTTTCGGTTTCAGATGCCAACGAAAGAACAAATTACTACCTTTCAGCAGGTTACACCAAAGATGACGGAATTATCCGCAGTTCATTCTTTGAAAGATATAATGTTCGTCTGAATTTAGAGAACAAAACTAAAAAATGGCTTACATTAGGAGCAAATGTCTCTTACTCTGACTATTCTTCAAACAATATTATCTCCGGACAAGGTTCAAACCGTGCAGGCGTAGTACTTTCCGTGATAAATACGCCAACATACGCTCCTATTTGGAGTGATAATCCAAAACAATATTATAACAATTTCTACGGAGTGAATATTACGCATCCGGTTGAGAATATTTCTCGTAATGCGGACAATTCAACCAATAACAATCGTTTTGTTGGAAGTGGTTCAGCAACGATTCATTTTACCGACGCTTTGAAATTCAAATCAACTTTTGCTATTGACAGATTAGCTCACAAACACACAAGTTGGCTTGACCCAGAGGCAACAGCTTGGGGACGTCAAAACTTCGGAAATGCTTCTGACGTTCGTTCAAACGTAACTTTGCTAACGTTCGATAATCTTTTAACTTTTGACAAAAATTTCGGAAAACACTCATTGTCATTATTGGCGGGTACCTCCGGAACTACTTCAAAATATGATGAAAGCGAAATAAGAGGCTCTCATTACGCTTCTTCGGATATTAAAACCTTGAATGCTGCCAACAAAATCGACCCTAATAGTACAAAAACATATGCTTCACAATGGGCAATGATGTCGTATTTAGGACGAATTTCTTATAACTATGACGGAAAATATTTGCTAACGGCTAATTTCCGTGCCGATGGTTCTTCAAAATTAGCACCGGGCAAACGATGGGGTTATTTCCCTTCAATATCAGTTGGTTGGAGACTTTCCAAAGAAAATTTCTTGAGTGACGTGGCTTGGCTTTCCGATTTAAAAATTCGTGGAGGTTGGGGTCAAGTAGGTAACCAAGCAGGTATTGGACCTTACGGACACTTATTGCTCTACAGTATCGCACGAAAAGACTGGTGGGACAGCAACAATACGAACGCTCTTGTAACAATAAGCCCTACAAGCTTTTCAAATCCTGACTTAACTTGGGAAACTACTACGCAAAGCAACATCGGGATTGACATAGCATTATTCAACAATCGGCTTGCTTTAACTGCCGATGCGTATTTAAAAAGAACTACCGATTTGCTTATGAACGTACCACTTCCTGCCACTTCACCATATCCGTTTGTGTATAGAAACGAAGGTGAAATGACCAACAAAGGGCTTGAATTTGGCATCAATAGTCGAAATTTTGTAGGAGAAGATTTCAATTGGAATACCGCTTTCAATATTTCTTTCAACAGAAATAAATTAGAAAAATTGACACTTCAAAAAGTATATTATTATGCTCGAACTTCCGAAAGAACTAATGAATACGTAGTAAGAATGCAAGAAGGAATGCCTTTGGGGCAATTTTGGGGACGCATAAGTGAAGGTGTAAACCCTGATACCGGAGATATCGTTTATCGTGATGTTAATGGCGATGGCAATGTTGACTCAAATGACAAAACATTTATCGGCGACCCAAATCCTGACTTCACTTTTGGTTTGACTAATGATTTTACTTACAAAAATTTCAGCTTAAACATCTTCTTACAAGGCTCTTACGGAAATGATATTTACAACGCTTCTCGCATTGAAATGGAAGGTATGTACGATGGTAAAAATCAATCAACTGCGGTGCTAAATCGCTGGAGAACACCTGGTCAAGTAACTGATATTCCTCGAGCTGTCAGAGGAACAAACAATATCTTCGCTTCGTCACGTTGGGTGGAAGATGGTTCATATTTGCGTGTAAAATCCGTAACACTTTCTTACAACGTACCGGTGCAAAGCTTGGAAAAATTAGGAATTCGAAAAATACAGCCTTATTTCACAGCACAAAACTTATTGACTTTTACCAACTACAAAGGTTTCGACCCAGAAGTAAACCAATTTACAGGGAATCAACCTATTTTCGGTATTGATTGGGGAACTTATCCACAAACGAAAACTTTTATCTTCGGGCTTAATGTAGAATTTTAA
- a CDS encoding RagB/SusD family nutrient uptake outer membrane protein: MKKYISPFFASVILLTACNLDQDPLADYSQVTVGGNTGTTNFTTKTEMQAAYDNMYTYIKNNGQEFWGLDFEVNSETRSDNAYAGSTDFPVAAVERNIQDASNGNITRDWKGYLAAISRANIIIANIDKVPDASLTDTERKQWKAEAQILRAWMYYDMVRFWGEVPLLPAVNVPSIASFDEVNELLYRERNSVQEVYGDIIKNLEEAVQNAPAVNSSNKFLLSRAVANALLAKVYAEIPVRNYAKTITHCDAVIADGFSLLPDYADLFQLNEAQNDVKVRNSAESIFEISYQGAYMWVGGIMGKNYLNPKDKISWARWVAPSRDLIADFDSEGDVIRKSQSIVYEEVSYDHYYPKENYPFVYKLRSNLNSIIKLRLADILLLKAEALVATGDLNGAATLVNQVRARVKLPALSANITSSSEAMMTAVMKERRLELAFEGHRWFDLLRSGKVVEIMNSLNSRDPKRLTIKPFTEQTTLYPVPQSEIEANPKLTQNPGY; encoded by the coding sequence ATGAAAAAATATATCTCACCTTTTTTTGCATCGGTTATATTGCTCACTGCTTGCAATTTAGACCAAGACCCTCTTGCCGATTACAGTCAAGTTACGGTGGGTGGCAATACCGGGACAACCAACTTTACCACTAAAACCGAAATGCAAGCCGCCTATGACAATATGTACACTTACATCAAGAATAACGGACAAGAATTCTGGGGGCTTGATTTTGAAGTAAATTCCGAAACACGTTCTGATAATGCGTATGCAGGCTCAACCGATTTTCCTGTAGCAGCCGTTGAACGAAATATCCAAGATGCTTCCAATGGTAACATTACAAGGGATTGGAAGGGGTATTTAGCTGCCATATCACGTGCAAATATTATCATCGCAAATATTGATAAAGTGCCCGATGCTTCTCTTACCGACACGGAACGCAAACAGTGGAAAGCCGAAGCCCAAATTCTTCGTGCGTGGATGTACTATGATATGGTTCGTTTTTGGGGCGAAGTACCTTTATTACCTGCGGTTAATGTGCCTTCAATAGCTTCTTTTGATGAAGTAAATGAATTACTCTATCGTGAGAGAAATTCCGTTCAGGAAGTTTATGGCGATATCATCAAAAACTTGGAAGAAGCCGTTCAGAATGCTCCTGCTGTTAATAGTTCAAACAAATTTTTGTTGAGCCGTGCCGTAGCTAATGCACTTTTAGCCAAAGTATATGCCGAAATTCCGGTTCGTAATTATGCTAAAACTATTACTCATTGCGACGCGGTCATTGCCGACGGATTTTCATTACTGCCTGATTACGCCGACCTTTTCCAACTTAATGAAGCCCAAAATGATGTAAAAGTTCGTAATTCTGCTGAATCTATTTTCGAAATTTCCTATCAAGGGGCTTATATGTGGGTTGGAGGTATTATGGGCAAAAATTACCTAAACCCGAAGGATAAAATCTCTTGGGCAAGATGGGTAGCTCCTTCACGCGATTTAATTGCTGATTTTGACTCTGAAGGCGATGTTATTCGTAAATCACAATCCATTGTGTATGAGGAGGTATCTTACGACCATTACTATCCTAAAGAAAATTATCCGTTTGTGTACAAATTACGCTCTAACCTAAACAGTATCATTAAATTACGTTTAGCAGATATCTTACTTTTAAAAGCTGAAGCTTTGGTTGCTACGGGAGACTTAAATGGTGCAGCTACCTTAGTAAATCAAGTACGTGCCAGAGTGAAATTACCTGCTCTTTCTGCAAATATAACGTCTTCTTCTGAAGCAATGATGACAGCTGTTATGAAAGAACGTCGTTTGGAATTAGCTTTTGAAGGACATCGTTGGTTTGACCTTTTGCGTTCAGGGAAAGTAGTTGAAATAATGAATTCTCTTAATTCAAGAGACCCTAAACGTTTGACTATAAAACCTTTCACGGAGCAAACTACATTATATCCTGTGCCTCAATCCGAGATTGAAGCTAATCCGAAACTTACTCAAAACCCTGGATACTAA
- a CDS encoding glycoside hydrolase family 30 protein, whose translation MTRISLSHIVLGIWAVTSCTAPKSNLPQTDNEKVTVLVSTGNREKNFHREEIMLKENKTQISANITLNPSKKYQTVYGFGSAITGSTCYNLLKMNPEDRKSFLRETFSVSEGLGQSYVRVPIGCSDFSLSEYTCCDTPGIENFALQEEETQYIIPILKEILEINPDIQIIGSPWTPPRWMKVNNLKDLQPHNQWTSGHLNPKYYQDYATYFVKWIQAMKSHGIDVHAITIQNEPLNRGNSASMFMGWEEQLAFIKTALGKTLKDSGLNTKIYLFDHNYNYDNMPKQQGYPTHIYSDEEASKYVTGAAYHNYGGQYSELEKIHYQYPDKELIFTETSIGTWNDGRNLSLRLADDMEQIGFGTLNNWCKAVIVWNLMLDENGAPNREGGCKTCFGAVDISTNDYKTITKNSHYYVIGHLSSVIKPDAVRIENQKNTDQNILCTSFQNTDGSYALVLLNKNAQDTQVVVTDGQKHFSYTVPANAVASFKWK comes from the coding sequence ATGACACGCATTTCTCTATCACATATAGTTCTTGGAATTTGGGCAGTAACTTCGTGTACTGCCCCAAAATCCAATTTACCGCAAACTGATAATGAAAAAGTTACGGTTTTGGTTTCTACAGGAAATCGTGAAAAGAATTTCCACAGGGAAGAGATTATGCTCAAAGAAAATAAAACGCAAATCAGTGCGAATATCACGCTAAATCCTTCCAAAAAATACCAAACTGTTTATGGATTCGGTTCGGCGATTACGGGCTCCACTTGCTACAATCTCCTGAAAATGAACCCAGAAGATAGAAAATCGTTCTTAAGAGAAACTTTTTCAGTTAGTGAAGGACTTGGACAGAGTTATGTTCGTGTTCCGATAGGTTGTTCCGATTTTTCACTCAGTGAATACACTTGCTGCGACACACCCGGAATTGAAAATTTCGCCTTGCAAGAAGAAGAAACACAGTACATTATCCCAATTCTGAAAGAAATTCTGGAGATAAACCCTGATATTCAGATTATAGGCTCACCTTGGACACCTCCTCGATGGATGAAAGTGAACAATCTGAAGGATTTACAACCTCATAATCAATGGACAAGCGGTCATCTCAACCCGAAATATTATCAGGATTACGCTACATATTTCGTGAAATGGATTCAGGCAATGAAAAGCCACGGCATTGATGTACACGCCATTACCATTCAGAATGAACCGCTTAACAGAGGAAATTCAGCTTCAATGTTTATGGGCTGGGAAGAGCAATTGGCTTTTATCAAAACAGCTCTTGGCAAAACCTTAAAAGACAGTGGTTTAAACACGAAAATTTATCTGTTTGACCATAATTACAACTACGACAATATGCCCAAGCAGCAAGGTTACCCAACGCATATTTACAGCGATGAAGAAGCCTCGAAATATGTTACAGGAGCGGCGTACCACAATTATGGAGGGCAATATTCCGAATTGGAAAAAATTCACTATCAATATCCTGATAAAGAATTGATTTTCACTGAAACTTCTATCGGTACGTGGAATGATGGTCGTAACCTTTCTCTCCGTTTGGCTGATGATATGGAGCAGATAGGTTTCGGAACGTTGAACAATTGGTGTAAAGCAGTGATTGTATGGAATTTAATGCTTGATGAAAACGGAGCTCCCAATCGTGAAGGCGGTTGTAAAACTTGCTTTGGGGCGGTAGATATTTCTACAAATGATTATAAAACCATTACCAAAAATTCGCATTATTACGTTATCGGGCATTTGTCATCGGTAATAAAACCTGATGCGGTTCGGATTGAAAATCAGAAAAATACAGACCAAAATATACTCTGTACTTCCTTCCAAAACACAGACGGAAGTTACGCTTTGGTGCTGCTTAACAAAAATGCACAAGACACTCAGGTAGTTGTTACTGACGGTCAGAAACATTTTTCTTACACCGTTCCTGCCAATGCTGTGGCGTCTTTCAAATGGAAATAA
- a CDS encoding SGNH/GDSL hydrolase family protein: MKKIFFLLVLFSNVIVWGQTITIKGKIPFKHTDETAWIKRYQHDIDKYKEENKKLNNRSCDVLFLGSSSINLWKTIHEDFAPLKIIRRSYGGSTLRDMVYNYKVIAKGYDPKKILLYVENDLGAHKEGVSAVKCFDLFRIFISKLKKEYPHAQLFVVSLKPSEHKADQLQDQLLVNSFLQANAREQNYTYIDVTRVMYDAEGNLRQDIFVEDQLHLNSEGYQLWTEVIKPYLIK, translated from the coding sequence ATGAAAAAAATATTCTTTTTGCTTGTATTGTTCTCAAATGTAATTGTTTGGGGGCAAACCATCACTATCAAAGGTAAAATTCCTTTCAAACACACCGATGAAACAGCTTGGATTAAGCGTTATCAACACGATATCGACAAATACAAAGAGGAAAACAAAAAATTAAACAATCGTTCGTGTGATGTGCTTTTTCTTGGAAGTTCGTCCATAAACCTTTGGAAAACAATTCACGAGGATTTTGCTCCTTTGAAGATTATCCGGCGTTCGTACGGAGGTTCTACACTTCGCGATATGGTTTATAATTACAAAGTCATAGCCAAAGGGTACGACCCGAAAAAAATCTTGCTTTATGTTGAAAACGACTTGGGAGCTCATAAAGAAGGAGTTTCGGCGGTAAAATGTTTTGATTTGTTCCGAATTTTCATCAGCAAACTCAAAAAAGAGTATCCACACGCACAGCTTTTTGTTGTATCGCTCAAACCATCGGAGCATAAAGCCGACCAGTTACAAGACCAGCTGCTGGTAAACAGTTTTCTACAAGCAAACGCCAGAGAACAAAATTATACCTATATTGACGTTACCAGAGTGATGTACGATGCAGAGGGGAATTTACGACAAGATATTTTCGTAGAAGATCAATTACATCTCAACTCCGAAGGTTATCAGCTTTGGACTGAGGTAATTAAACCCTATTTAATCAAATGA